In Candidatus Baltobacteraceae bacterium, a genomic segment contains:
- a CDS encoding metallophosphoesterase family protein, translated as MRYAVISDIHSNIESLQRALALMREDDEILCLGDVVGYGPNPNECLELLRTRLKHAVLGNHDLAALENFGVEYFNDAARAAIAWTQRVLTDENRAWLNGLSYEIRYPEFLMVHGAPVHYFEYILDKRTAAKAFANTDAPLVFIGHTHIAEYWVQEPDGSVGHRHMQHGGALKLEEGRRYIIDVGSIGQPRDLNPEASFVFYEPERRSVEWVRYPYPIREVQEKIHEAHLPEYLAMRLESGR; from the coding sequence ATGAGGTACGCGGTCATCTCCGATATCCACAGCAACATCGAATCGCTTCAGCGCGCGCTCGCGCTCATGCGCGAAGACGACGAGATCCTCTGTCTCGGGGACGTCGTCGGTTACGGACCCAACCCGAACGAATGTCTCGAACTCCTCCGCACGCGCCTCAAACACGCGGTGCTTGGCAACCACGATTTGGCTGCACTCGAGAATTTCGGCGTCGAATACTTCAACGACGCGGCGCGCGCGGCGATCGCCTGGACCCAAAGGGTGCTTACCGACGAGAACCGCGCCTGGCTCAACGGACTGTCCTATGAAATTCGCTATCCGGAGTTTCTGATGGTGCACGGTGCTCCGGTTCATTACTTCGAATACATTCTCGACAAGCGCACCGCGGCCAAGGCTTTTGCCAACACCGATGCGCCGCTGGTTTTCATCGGACACACCCACATCGCCGAATATTGGGTGCAAGAACCCGACGGCAGCGTCGGTCACCGGCACATGCAGCACGGCGGCGCGCTCAAGCTCGAAGAGGGTCGGCGCTACATCATCGACGTCGGCAGCATCGGTCAGCCGCGCGACCTCAATCCCGAGGCCTCGTTCGTGTTCTATGAGCCCGAACGCCGCTCGGTTGAGTGGGTGCGTTATCCATACCCGATTCGCGAAGTGCAGGAGAAGATTCATGAAGCGCACCTGCCCGAGTATTTGGCGATGCGTTTGGAGTCGGGACGGTGA
- a CDS encoding hotdog fold domain-containing protein — MSAPFDDGNCFGCGPENAIGLHLQFEPAGEGVRAHTTLARDFQGWRAIAHGGIVVCLLDEAMAHAAGAAGHRGVTASVNVRFRKPVPIDEPVAVTGRIAWQRRNVLGVEACVLDESGTVLVDAEGKFVSKGSLDAVNDRRSTSWGNVD, encoded by the coding sequence GTGAGCGCGCCCTTCGACGACGGCAACTGTTTCGGGTGCGGGCCCGAGAACGCAATCGGGCTGCATTTGCAATTCGAGCCGGCGGGTGAGGGCGTACGCGCGCACACGACGCTGGCGCGCGATTTTCAAGGTTGGCGTGCGATCGCGCACGGTGGGATCGTCGTGTGTCTGCTGGATGAAGCGATGGCGCACGCGGCCGGCGCCGCCGGGCATCGCGGCGTGACCGCCAGCGTCAACGTGCGCTTCCGCAAGCCGGTGCCGATCGACGAGCCGGTCGCGGTGACCGGCCGGATCGCGTGGCAGCGCCGCAACGTGCTGGGCGTCGAAGCGTGCGTGCTCGACGAGTCGGGCACGGTGCTTGTCGACGCCGAAGGTAAATTCGTCTCCAAGGGTTCGCTGGACGCCGTCAACGATCGCCGCAGCACATCTTGGGGAAATGTTGATTAG
- the smpB gene encoding SsrA-binding protein SmpB → MAKSKQTRTVVKEEAKRRNEPAIDNRRARHEYHILDSLEAGLALTGTEVKSIRAGGVSLNEAYARFRDGEAWLMSMHIPPYKQGSFSNVDPNRPRKLLLHKEQIASLEARVKEKGLTIVPLRMYFTRGKVKVQLGLARGKKLWDKREDIAKRDVERELARHARR, encoded by the coding sequence ATGGCTAAGTCCAAACAAACACGGACCGTCGTCAAGGAAGAGGCCAAGCGCCGGAACGAGCCGGCGATCGATAACCGGCGGGCGCGGCACGAATATCACATCCTCGATTCGCTCGAAGCCGGACTGGCGCTGACCGGGACCGAGGTGAAGTCCATTCGCGCCGGCGGCGTGAGCTTGAACGAAGCCTACGCGCGTTTTCGCGACGGTGAAGCTTGGCTGATGAGCATGCACATTCCGCCGTACAAACAGGGTAGTTTCTCGAACGTCGATCCGAACCGGCCGCGCAAACTGCTGCTGCACAAGGAACAAATCGCATCGCTCGAAGCGCGGGTGAAGGAGAAGGGGCTCACGATCGTACCCCTGCGGATGTATTTCACGCGCGGCAAGGTGAAGGTGCAACTCGGCCTGGCGCGCGGCAAGAAGCTCTGGGACAAGCGCGAGGACATCGCAAAGCGCGACGTGGAGCGGGAGCTGGCACGGCATGCGCGGCGCTAA
- the tilS gene encoding tRNA lysidine(34) synthetase TilS: protein MRGAKPHASIEQTIERGGSVRRGERVVIACSGGADSVALAYALNAVRKPMELDLILGHVNHGTRESAWQDECVVLRAAASFGLPVRIAALDGCARDEAALREARYDALLAIAREAGASAIATAHHREDQSETVLLALLRGAGPDGLAGMRARRALAPGIDLVRPLLRTASQELRAAAHMHALPYAVDPGNADRGLRRNALRAALDALRPLFPGLDAAVARTAELLGDELAGTSRSDLRRDVRATLAAQEGLQDVDFEHVEAVVRAIERGGTGSFHMKKGVELRVERGLIVRER, encoded by the coding sequence ATGCGCGGCGCTAAACCGCACGCTTCGATCGAGCAAACGATCGAGCGCGGCGGGAGTGTCCGGCGCGGGGAGCGCGTAGTGATCGCGTGCAGCGGCGGCGCGGACTCGGTTGCGCTAGCCTATGCGCTGAACGCCGTGCGCAAACCGATGGAATTGGATCTGATCCTCGGGCACGTCAATCACGGCACGCGCGAATCGGCATGGCAAGACGAATGCGTCGTGCTGCGCGCGGCCGCGAGTTTTGGGTTGCCGGTACGGATCGCCGCGCTCGATGGTTGCGCACGCGACGAGGCCGCATTGCGCGAGGCGCGCTACGACGCGCTGCTCGCGATCGCGCGCGAGGCCGGCGCGAGCGCGATTGCGACCGCGCACCATCGCGAGGACCAGAGCGAAACCGTGCTGCTCGCGCTTCTGCGCGGCGCGGGTCCCGACGGCTTGGCGGGCATGCGGGCACGCCGTGCCCTGGCCCCGGGAATCGACTTAGTGCGGCCGCTTCTCCGCACAGCGTCGCAGGAGCTGCGAGCAGCCGCACATATGCACGCCCTGCCCTATGCGGTCGATCCCGGCAACGCCGATCGCGGGCTGCGGCGCAACGCGCTGCGCGCCGCCTTGGACGCGCTGCGGCCGCTCTTTCCCGGACTCGACGCGGCGGTCGCTCGTACCGCCGAACTGCTCGGCGACGAGTTGGCCGGTACCTCGCGTTCGGATTTGCGGCGCGACGTGCGGGCGACCCTTGCCGCTCAAGAGGGGCTGCAAGACGTGGACTTCGAGCACGTCGAAGCCGTCGTGCGGGCGATCGAACGCGGCGGCACCGGCAGCTTTCATATGAAGAAAGGCGTCGAGCTGCGGGTCGAACGCGGCCTTATCGTCCGCGAGCGTTGA
- the hpt gene encoding hypoxanthine phosphoribosyltransferase: MKITDDYETSIAKELFSAEEIGVAIARLAREIAEDHRRLPVTLLGVLKGALYVSADLSRAISAIADGPAEIVVDYISVSSYGNAARSSGEVRLLKDASEPITGRHVVIVEDIIDNGLTLAYLRALLGERNPASLRACVLFDKPYHRLVDVPLEYVGLQVPEEFVVGYGLDYQEMFRNLPYLAQLRPEVFLEG; the protein is encoded by the coding sequence ATGAAGATAACCGACGACTACGAGACGAGCATTGCGAAGGAACTCTTCTCCGCCGAGGAAATCGGCGTGGCAATCGCCCGGTTGGCGCGCGAGATCGCGGAAGATCATCGCCGCCTCCCGGTCACGCTGCTCGGCGTGCTCAAGGGCGCGCTCTACGTGAGCGCCGATCTTTCGCGCGCGATTTCCGCGATCGCAGATGGCCCCGCTGAGATCGTGGTCGATTATATCAGCGTTTCGAGCTACGGCAACGCCGCGCGGTCCTCGGGCGAGGTGCGACTTCTGAAGGACGCGAGCGAGCCGATAACCGGGCGGCACGTCGTGATCGTCGAGGATATCATCGACAATGGTCTCACACTGGCGTACCTGCGCGCGTTACTAGGGGAGCGCAATCCGGCCAGCCTTCGCGCTTGTGTGCTCTTCGATAAGCCGTATCACCGTCTGGTGGACGTACCGCTGGAGTACGTCGGTCTCCAGGTGCCCGAGGAGTTCGTCGTAGGTTACGGGCTCGACTACCAGGAAATGTTCCGGAACCTCCCGTACCTTGCGCAGCTTCGACCAGAGGTCTTTCTCGAGGGTTAA